In Kaistella sp. 97-N-M2, the sequence TATTGGAGAAAGCAAAAGCACAGAATGTAAAAGTACATCTGCCCATCGACAGTGTGATTGCAGACGAATTCAGTAATGATGCGGAGATCAAGGAGGTTGATGTTTATGATATTCCGGAAGGCTGGATGGGACTGGATGCGGGCAAGAAAACGCAGTTGATGAACCATGATGTAATAATGAATTCAAAAACCATTTTGTGGAATGGTCCGGTTGGTGTTTTCGAAATGCCTAATTTTTCTGCGGGTACAGTTGCATTGGGCGACAGTATCGCGGAAGCCACGGAGTTGGGAGCATTTTCCCTCGTGGGCGGTGGCGACAGTGTGGCGTTTGTGAAACAGTTCGGCTATGAGGATAAAGTAAGTTATGTTTCTACGGGCGGTGGTGCGATGCTGGAAAGTTTGGAGGGAAAAGAACTTCCAGGCGTAAAAGCAATAAACGACTAAGATAAACTAAATATTTAGTTCAATAGAAAAGATCACCAAAGTTGGTGATCTTTTTTTGTTAAATTTAATAGGAATGAATTTAATCTAACCGGGATCTTATTTATTAAAAATGCGATTATGAAAAAAGGAATATTCACGAAAATAAATAGATTCTTTCCAAATTCGGCCTTCAGAAACTCGTCAAAATTGTAAAAACTATTTTTTTTCGATAATGTATATCAAACTGGAAAATTCGCCTGTTTTTGAAGCCTTAAAATTAGAAATCGCACCAAAAAGCAGACCTTTTAACCAAAATAAGCGTGATTTCCTATATTTTTCGCTGAGCATGGAAATATAAAAGGAATCGAGTAGGAGGGGCTTAATTTTTTTGATTTTCCAATTTTGGTTGTTCATCAAATTTTCCATGCCGTTTTTGGAGAAGTGATAGATATGTCGCGGAACATCGTAGGCAGCCCAAAACTCTTTGTAATATTCTGCATCAAAAGAAGTGGGATTGGGCACGGCTATAATCAGTAAACCGTTGTCTTTCAGTTTGGAATAAAATATTTTTAATATATCTTCCTGATTTTCAATGTGTTCAAAAACATGCCACAAGGTTATGGCCGCTAGACTTTTGTTTTCGATCTGGGTAATGTCTCTTACTATAGTTGATTTAAGCAGTTTGTTAGCAGCGGCATTTCTCGCAGCGTCGTTCGGTTCGAAGCCTACCGCAGTAAAGTCATTTTCTATAAATTTAAGAAATTCACCCGCACCGCAGCCATAATCCAGAACTTTTGACTGAGTTTTTACATAACGACAAAGAATATTCTTTTTATACTTCAGGTTGAATCCCTGGAGAAATTTATATAGTTTTTCTTTAAGACTTCCCGAATCCTGATGGTGCGAAATATAGTCTGCACTGTCGTAATATTTGTCCAGATTTTCCGGTAATGGCGTCGTCTTGAAAACTCCTTTCGTGGACGTTTCTTCGAGTTGAAAAGTTTCCTGGGTAAGAAAATGATCTTTAATTTTCATTTTGAGTTGAAGTGCAAATTTTCTACATTGAGGTTCTTCTAAGTTAATGTTTCACGTGAAACATTTTAAGTTATCTTCCTAAATAGATTAACAAAACATTAATGTCTGCCGGTGAAACACCACTAATTCTGCCTGCCTGGGCAATTGACTGCGGCCTTACTTTGTCCAGTTTCTGTTTAGCTTCGGCGGATAAGGAGTTTATAACTTTAAAATCAAAATCGGTGGGAATTTTGATGGTTTCGAGACGGTTTAATTTCTCGACATTATCCTTTTCTTTTTCAATATAGCCACGATATTTGATGTTAATTTCCGCCTGTTCCTTCACATCTTCTGCAAATTCACCCGTTTTTTCTTTGATGAAGGTGATCTCTTCCAACTTCTCTAAGGTCATGTTCGGTCTGGTTAGGATTTGGGCAGCACGATAAGCCTGGTCGACGGGAGAGGAATCTATGCTGTTCAATATGGGATTAATCACGCCTGGTTTCAAGGATGTGGCTTTAAGAAAATCTTCCAGCTCGTTGCTTTTTAATATTTTTTCCTCTACATTTTTTAATCGATCGTCGCTTGCGAGGCCCAATTTGTGGGCTTTTTCGGTTAGTCGAATGTCTGCATTATCCTGGCGTAAAAGCAGGCGATATTCCGCACGGGAGGTAAACATTCTGTAAGGTTCTTCTGTACCTTTGGTAATAAGATCGTCAATAAGCACGCCGATATAGGCTTCGTCGCGGTTTAAAATAAATTCCCCTTTATCATGGACTTTATTATGGGCATTTATTCCCGCCATGAGTCCCTGACCGGCGGCTTCCTCGTATCCCGTTGTACCGTTAATTTGTCCTGCAAAATAGAGATTTGAGATCAATTTTGTTTCCAGTGTATGATAGAGTTGGGTAGGAGGGAAGTAGTCGTATTCGATCGCATAGCCGGGGCGGAAAACTTTTACGTTTTCAAAACCCGGGATGTGTTTCATCGCTTTTATCTGAATGTCTTCCGGTAACGAGGAACTGAAACCATTAACGTAAATTTCGACGGTTCTCCAGCCTTCAGGTTCCACAAATAACTGATGCCTGTTGCGCTCCGCGAAACGGTTGATCTTATCCTCAATACTGGGACAGTATCTGGGACCTGTACTTTGAATGGTACCGTTGAACATAGGGCTTCTGTCGAATCCTTCCCGTAAAACTTCGTGCACAGTTTCGTTGGTATAAACGATGTGACAGCTCAGTTGTTTCGTCAGCTTTGGTGTATCGGTATAGGAAAATTTCTGCGGCTTTTCATCTCCTTTCTGCTCCTCCATTTTCGAATAATCCAAACTTCTTCCGTCAACTCGCGGTGGAGTACCTGTTTTCATCCGTCCGGACTCGAAACCTAAGGAAACAAGTTGTTCTGTGATTCCCATCGCTTTTGGTTCGCCCATTCGCCCACCACCTAATTGTTTTTCGCCGACGTGGATAAGCCCATTAAGAAAGGTACCATTCGTAAGAACCACTGATTTTGCTTTAATTTTTATGCCTAATGACGTAATAACACCAACAACCTGATGGTTTTCGATGATTAAACTTTTCACCATATCCTGAAAGAAATCCAAATTGGGGGTGTTTTCCAACGCGTACCGCCATTCTTCAGCAAATAACATTCTGTCATTTTGGGTTCGGGGCGACCACATTGCAGGACCTTTAGAAAGATTAAGCATTTTGAATTGAATCGCAGATTTGTCGGCGACAATACCTGAATAACCGCCCATCGCATCAATCTCGCGTACAATCTGTCCTTTGGCAATACCGCCCATAGCAGGATTACAGGACATTTGTCCGATGGTTTGCATATTCATAGTAATGAGCAGCGTTTTCGACCCAAGATTTGCAGCAGCAGCTGCGGCTTCGGAACCGGCGTGTCCCGCACCTACAACGATGACATCATATATATCGTTTATCATAAAATAAGGTGATAAATCATTTAAATTTTAAATTGTTTCACGTGAAACATTTCGGCTTTAATTGTAAAATAATAGTTTTTAGCCCCGATTGCAGCGGCATCCTTTTGTGAAGCCTTTGGGTGGGCCTTAGTGAGGCAAGGCTGAAGAAAAGATAGAGCGGAAAGCGGGATTAAGCTCCTAAAAAATTCGATAAATAAAAATCTTCTTTTTGTCGCATGACTGAAATTTCTGCCGGTGTTTTATCTTTATAACCACATAAATGTAAAACTCCGTGGGCTAAGACCCGAAGTAATTCAGAATCAAAGTTTTCGGAGAGGGCGGCATTCTCGGAAATGCGGTGCAAAGATACAAAAATATCTGCGGAAATGGTTTTACCCTTCACATAATCAAACGTAATGACATCTGTGTAATAATCGTGCTGCAGAAAGTCACGGTTAACCTGCAATAGATATTCGTCATCACAGAAAATGTAATTAATGTCACCAACTTTTTTTCTTCGTTGCTGATAAGTTGCTCCAGCCAGTTTTCAGTACCGGGCGGAATTGCAATTTCTGCGATATTCTCAAAAAAAAACTGAATCATATGCTAAAAATAATGTCCTAAAATAACGCTCAGAATGTTATTATCGACGGTTAATGAGCGGCTAAAGTTGATCTTAATTTGGCCAAACGGTGATTTGTACCCGGCAGTTAAGCCCACGGAAGACGCGTTGATATGGAATATATCGTCCACTTCAATGTCATTAAAAAGGTTCGCCACACTCACATTTGCATCCAGGTAATAGTTTTTGTAAACATTATACTGCAAAGTGTTGGATGCCGTTAAAATGTTTTCAGCGCTGACCTGACCAAATTCATAACCCTGAAATTTAAAAAAATTCCCTAAGTTTTGATCGAAAATCCCGCCAATCCGATACTGATAGTAGGAAGGTAGGTTGTTTCCAAGTGTAAAGCCGCCTACTAAGCCCAAACGGTACGTTAGCCGGCCCGCAAGAGGGAAGTTTAACTGCGAGGAGATCCTGGCCTGCAGTGTGCTGCCATCTTTTTCATCGTTTAGGATATCGATAAACTTACCTTCTGCGTTAAGCAAAAATCCCCGCGTAGGAAAACTGGTGTCGTCCTGGGTATCGCTTTTAATGAAAATATAAGGGTTGATAAAATTCGCTGCATTCGCGTAAGACGATTCGCCGGCGATTTTAGCTTCAAAATAATCGTGGCTTAAACCGCCTCCAATTGCATATTTATCGCGCCAAACCGATTGTAAAAAGGCTTCGTTACGGAACCAGTTCCACCGCTGGGAGACATTGGAATCAACATCGTTCAAATCCAGACTCATTCCCGACGCGTAGACGCCAAAGCCCGGAATAAAGCCATTATCGATAAAATAGTTCAAATAGTACCGCGGACTATCACCGATGACCACATCCAACGAGACAATTGAATTACGGAACAAAAGTCTTTTTGCCGTGGCGTTCAGCAAAAGACCGGTTTTAAAGATCTCATCGTAGTGTAAACCAAACTTCAGAAAGATTCGGGTGTCGTCCTCGGTTAAATTTAATTTCAGATAATTTTTAAAATTCTTTTGAATAATGTCGTAATTGATGAGTTTATAGTTGTTGGTGGCGTACAGGCGATCGATCATTTTATTAATTCCTCCATAAGTTTGAAGGGAGGGAACACGCAGATTCATCTTCCCCTGTATGTAATTTTTACTGAAAATATGGTTGTTTTCAACGATTAAACTATCAATTTTATACACATTGGAATAGATCGAATTTAAAGGAGACCGCAGAAAATCGATCTCTCTTTTTTGGAAGCAGGGAAAGGGGTTTGATATACTTTTTTGCTTCTACATAACCCGAATCCAGAATGGCTTTTTTCGCATCGTAACTTGTGGCTCCCAGACCCGTCAGATTCGGATGAATATTGATATCAGTATAGGTATATTGATTTTTTGTTTCTGTTTGAATACCGAAATCAATCACCTGATTGAGGATATCAATTGCACTCTGGAGGTTTTTCGCACTTGCGAGTCCCTGACTGAGGTCGACGCCGATGACAATGTCGATTCCTTTATCTTTAAGCGGTTTCGAAGGATAATTGATGGTCATCGCACCGTCGATGTAAAGCGAATCTCCAATTTTAACGGGATCCATCAACGAGGGAAAGGCGGAGCTTGCCATAATGGCGCTTACCAAATCGCCTTTCTCAAAGATCTCTTTTTTACCACTTTCTAAATTGGTTGCCACGCAAAGAAAGGGAATGGGAAGTTTCGAAAAATCACTGATGGTAGAAACGTTTTTGAAAAGTTCCTTTAAAAGGTAAATGTTTTTTTGTCCCGTCGAAATGGCTTTTGGCAGAACGTTGATCTTGCCGTCCTTCACGGGAATTGTAAGAATGTATTTATCAACAGATTTATTGAAAAAAGTGGTTTCCTGACGGGTTTTTTCGTTGGCAATAATTGTATAGAAATCGGTATCCATTACAATTTTTTCTATTTCCTTTCCTGTATAGCCGGAAGAGTAGAGGCCACCTACGATTGCACCCATGCTTGTTCCCGCCACATAATCAATCCGCACGCCCAAGGAATCGAGTACCTTTAAAACGC encodes:
- the mnmG gene encoding tRNA uridine-5-carboxymethylaminomethyl(34) synthesis enzyme MnmG yields the protein MINDIYDVIVVGAGHAGSEAAAAAANLGSKTLLITMNMQTIGQMSCNPAMGGIAKGQIVREIDAMGGYSGIVADKSAIQFKMLNLSKGPAMWSPRTQNDRMLFAEEWRYALENTPNLDFFQDMVKSLIIENHQVVGVITSLGIKIKAKSVVLTNGTFLNGLIHVGEKQLGGGRMGEPKAMGITEQLVSLGFESGRMKTGTPPRVDGRSLDYSKMEEQKGDEKPQKFSYTDTPKLTKQLSCHIVYTNETVHEVLREGFDRSPMFNGTIQSTGPRYCPSIEDKINRFAERNRHQLFVEPEGWRTVEIYVNGFSSSLPEDIQIKAMKHIPGFENVKVFRPGYAIEYDYFPPTQLYHTLETKLISNLYFAGQINGTTGYEEAAGQGLMAGINAHNKVHDKGEFILNRDEAYIGVLIDDLITKGTEEPYRMFTSRAEYRLLLRQDNADIRLTEKAHKLGLASDDRLKNVEEKILKSNELEDFLKATSLKPGVINPILNSIDSSPVDQAYRAAQILTRPNMTLEKLEEITFIKEKTGEFAEDVKEQAEINIKYRGYIEKEKDNVEKLNRLETIKIPTDFDFKVINSLSAEAKQKLDKVRPQSIAQAGRISGVSPADINVLLIYLGR
- a CDS encoding class I SAM-dependent methyltransferase: MKIKDHFLTQETFQLEETSTKGVFKTTPLPENLDKYYDSADYISHHQDSGSLKEKLYKFLQGFNLKYKKNILCRYVKTQSKVLDYGCGAGEFLKFIENDFTAVGFEPNDAARNAAANKLLKSTIVRDITQIENKSLAAITLWHVFEHIENQEDILKIFYSKLKDNGLLIIAVPNPTSFDAEYYKEFWAAYDVPRHIYHFSKNGMENLMNNQNWKIKKIKPLLLDSFYISMLSEKYRKSRLFWLKGLLFGAISNFKASKTGEFSSLIYIIEKK